From the genome of Niabella agricola, one region includes:
- a CDS encoding DUF3857 domain-containing protein — MRKQLLLIVCVITGITTFSQNNYQKAWTALNRNDRVAAAGFLKEAQKEAGSRGQAFITSLLLQTFNRNEEGMTRFADSVYTQMEDPYPYIYALWFNNAVAGPHSVKRKPHQLALLQKLAGDTRAPVLLQTAASYLRSSNETLSGRFPANKAQTLPFGTIGNWQYAGPFENLSGSGFYNEYDPLKHPGPEAVFKDASGNAIKWFTPAFENKDGWIPTTFVIPVPTAIVYTQTFVEAPEEKAVTLALGFSGNLKLWLNDQLVISEPRERFTDFDAYRAKAVLKKGTNRILVQLGYTNNYYPNFALRFLDADEKPVDLKGSPVYKAYPKEDATAPPPALLPHFAEQYFENRLAKDSTDLLNYLLLAKCYLRSKKTEGAKQVVEQALAKAPDNSLLRSVYISVLSDEGNNAWIETENERVMRLDSNSEYAMHLSMQQLSKNQQYTELEYKRKQYVERYGENEITDAYYAQLRSREEKMEELIDLAEKMYQRYPDDPEIQVSMYKFRKSIGKSSDSAMIIYERFLKKNYNYNVFYEYLAALLDNGKKKEYQTLLETQIKIFPHVPQYYITLSEFFLKEKQYDKAEKYTLGALAICPYFDVYWKLLGDIRKQKNETAGALEAYHTSLAYNANQYELISTVRKLEGKSEAYKLLSAVDEMKIISSDDYKGADKQKDGYYFLLDQRDVILYPDGGNEQYITSMIRIVNEKGIERYKEVSLSYDNNQSLLIEKAEVIKKDKRVQGDKKEGDIVFTNLEAGDVVFIRYRLRQFASGHFAKDFTDQYFFTAGVYCYASRYTLLAPQHASIGFRFSRDSIRPQISPVENFTRYSWEVLHSTPEKDEPLMPGLVDVANVLHVSTISDWNKIVSWYADVVNYNEIEQEVTDTYQILFPASTKPESQFEKARRIYNYIENNIHYSSVAFRQSGYVPQKPSVTLNTQLGDCKDLSRLFVALCHKAGITANMVLIDTRNNGAKDMLLPAMDFNHCIAKATLGNKEYFIELTDNNLPFAALPNSLIGALMLDIPRNPASATAGVGYLHTPNRSRDNVLRYIEIRPNGSDLAYSNKVIKTGHLASAVRGDFRHSDPEKSLKDMEESLAGNYSTGLKLKELKFSGLDNLTDSVSYQFSYVVNDQVSEVGAMSAFKINYHDVVATMDKFPAEQRTQPVEYWNYENTDAYETRVTVFAPAGMKFSAPPASVSFRFKDLAYSLQFQPVSPTKLQVTRKFSNNRQQYYAAEDYEGLRAFFEKIVKAEQKFIAYQ, encoded by the coding sequence ATGAGAAAACAGCTACTGCTTATTGTGTGCGTGATTACTGGTATCACTACTTTTTCCCAGAACAATTATCAAAAAGCCTGGACGGCACTGAACCGCAACGACCGGGTCGCAGCTGCCGGTTTTTTAAAAGAGGCGCAAAAGGAAGCCGGTAGCCGCGGACAGGCCTTTATTACCAGCCTGCTCCTGCAAACCTTTAACCGCAACGAGGAGGGGATGACCCGCTTTGCAGATTCAGTTTATACCCAAATGGAAGATCCCTATCCCTATATCTATGCCCTGTGGTTTAACAACGCGGTTGCCGGTCCGCATAGTGTAAAAAGAAAACCGCATCAGTTGGCATTGCTGCAAAAACTTGCCGGGGATACCAGGGCTCCCGTTTTATTGCAGACTGCTGCCAGTTATCTTCGGTCGTCCAATGAAACACTAAGTGGCAGGTTTCCTGCAAACAAAGCACAAACCCTGCCTTTTGGCACCATTGGTAACTGGCAATACGCCGGACCTTTTGAAAACCTGTCCGGCAGTGGTTTTTATAACGAATATGATCCGCTAAAGCATCCCGGGCCTGAAGCTGTTTTTAAGGACGCCTCTGGTAACGCCATCAAATGGTTTACGCCCGCATTTGAAAATAAGGATGGCTGGATCCCTACCACTTTTGTAATACCGGTTCCTACCGCCATCGTATATACTCAAACCTTTGTGGAGGCGCCCGAAGAAAAAGCCGTTACATTGGCCTTAGGCTTTTCGGGCAATCTGAAACTCTGGCTGAATGATCAACTGGTGATCTCGGAACCCCGGGAACGGTTTACAGATTTTGATGCTTACCGGGCAAAAGCAGTACTTAAAAAAGGAACCAACCGGATACTGGTACAACTGGGATATACCAATAACTATTATCCCAATTTTGCGCTCCGGTTCCTGGATGCGGATGAAAAGCCGGTAGACCTGAAGGGCTCCCCGGTATATAAAGCGTATCCCAAAGAGGATGCTACCGCACCACCGCCGGCGTTGTTACCGCATTTTGCCGAACAGTATTTTGAAAACCGGCTGGCCAAGGATTCCACGGACCTGCTCAACTACCTACTGCTTGCAAAATGCTATTTACGTAGTAAAAAAACGGAAGGTGCCAAACAGGTGGTAGAGCAGGCGCTGGCAAAAGCGCCCGACAATTCACTTTTAAGGTCGGTCTACATCAGTGTGCTTTCCGATGAAGGCAATAATGCATGGATTGAAACCGAGAATGAGCGCGTGATGCGGCTGGACAGTAACAGCGAATACGCCATGCACCTGTCCATGCAGCAGTTGAGCAAGAATCAGCAATATACCGAACTGGAATATAAACGGAAGCAATATGTCGAACGATACGGCGAGAATGAAATTACGGATGCATATTATGCGCAGCTAAGATCGAGGGAGGAAAAGATGGAGGAACTCATTGATCTTGCCGAGAAAATGTATCAGCGTTATCCGGATGACCCGGAAATTCAGGTGAGCATGTATAAATTTAGAAAATCGATTGGAAAGAGTTCCGATAGCGCGATGATTATATACGAACGTTTTCTAAAGAAGAATTACAACTATAATGTATTTTATGAATACCTGGCTGCGCTGCTGGATAACGGCAAAAAAAAGGAATATCAAACACTGCTGGAAACACAAATAAAAATTTTTCCGCATGTGCCTCAGTATTATATTACCCTGTCTGAATTTTTCCTGAAGGAAAAACAATATGACAAAGCTGAAAAATATACATTGGGGGCCCTGGCTATCTGCCCTTATTTTGACGTTTACTGGAAATTGCTGGGCGATATCCGGAAACAAAAAAATGAAACAGCTGGTGCACTGGAGGCTTATCATACGTCGTTAGCCTACAATGCCAACCAATATGAACTGATCAGCACCGTTCGGAAACTGGAAGGTAAGAGCGAGGCATATAAACTGTTATCTGCCGTTGACGAGATGAAGATCATCAGCAGCGATGATTATAAGGGCGCAGACAAGCAAAAAGACGGGTACTATTTTTTACTGGATCAGCGGGACGTGATCCTGTACCCGGATGGAGGCAACGAACAATATATTACCTCCATGATCAGAATTGTAAATGAAAAAGGCATTGAACGGTATAAAGAGGTATCACTGAGTTATGACAATAACCAGTCCCTGCTTATTGAAAAAGCAGAGGTGATCAAAAAAGACAAACGGGTACAGGGCGATAAAAAGGAAGGCGATATTGTGTTTACCAACCTGGAGGCGGGGGATGTGGTATTTATCCGCTACCGGCTACGCCAATTTGCAAGCGGACATTTTGCAAAGGATTTTACCGACCAGTATTTTTTCACCGCAGGGGTTTATTGCTACGCCTCGCGGTATACCTTGCTGGCTCCGCAGCATGCCTCTATCGGATTCCGGTTTAGCAGGGATAGCATCCGCCCGCAGATCAGCCCGGTAGAAAACTTTACCAGGTATTCCTGGGAGGTATTGCATTCAACTCCCGAAAAAGACGAACCCCTGATGCCTGGGCTGGTAGACGTGGCCAATGTATTGCATGTTTCCACCATTTCAGATTGGAACAAGATCGTGTCCTGGTACGCCGACGTGGTTAATTATAATGAAATAGAGCAGGAGGTGACTGATACCTATCAGATACTGTTTCCTGCCAGCACAAAACCGGAAAGCCAGTTTGAAAAAGCGCGGCGTATTTATAATTATATTGAGAATAACATTCACTACAGTTCCGTGGCCTTCCGGCAAAGCGGATATGTGCCGCAAAAACCTTCCGTTACCCTCAATACACAGCTGGGCGATTGTAAGGATTTGTCGCGGCTCTTTGTGGCGCTCTGCCATAAAGCTGGAATCACGGCCAATATGGTGCTCATTGATACACGGAACAACGGCGCAAAGGACATGCTGCTGCCCGCCATGGATTTCAATCATTGTATTGCTAAAGCCACACTGGGTAATAAGGAGTACTTTATTGAACTGACTGATAATAACCTCCCCTTTGCCGCATTGCCCAATAGTCTTATCGGTGCCCTGATGCTGGATATTCCCCGGAACCCGGCCTCGGCCACCGCCGGCGTTGGTTACCTGCATACCCCAAACCGGTCCAGGGACAACGTTCTTCGATATATAGAGATTCGCCCCAATGGGTCCGACCTGGCCTATTCCAATAAAGTAATTAAAACAGGACACCTGGCATCAGCCGTACGCGGCGATTTCCGGCACAGCGATCCGGAGAAAAGCTTGAAGGATATGGAAGAATCATTGGCCGGGAACTATTCCACCGGGCTGAAGCTGAAAGAACTGAAGTTCTCCGGACTGGACAACCTGACGGATTCCGTAAGCTACCAGTTCTCCTATGTGGTAAATGATCAGGTTTCGGAGGTAGGGGCCATGAGTGCCTTTAAGATCAATTATCATGATGTGGTGGCAACCATGGACAAGTTCCCGGCGGAGCAAAGAACACAACCCGTTGAATACTGGAACTACGAGAATACGGATGCTTACGAAACAAGGGTGACGGTTTTTGCACCGGCGGGTATGAAATTTTCAGCACCCCCGGCTTCGGTTTCGTTCCGGTTCAAAGACCTGGCGTACAGTCTGCAGTTTCAACCGGTTTCGCCTACCAAATTGCAGGTTACCCGTAAATTCTCCAATAACCGGCAGCAATATTACGCGGCGGAAGACTATGAAGGACTGCGGGCTTTTTTTGAAAAGATTGTAAAAGCCGAGCAAAAGTTTATCGCGTACCAGTGA
- the selD gene encoding selenide, water dikinase SelD → MEATTFKLTQYSHGAGCGCKISPALLDKILHTTLPTAIADPRLLVGNDKRDDAAVLDLGNGTALISTTDFFMPIVDDAFDFGRIAATNAISDVYAMGGKPVLAIAILGWPIEKLPPEIAGRVLDGARAVCADAGITLAGGHSIDCPEPVFGLAVNGLVELPHLKQNATAIPGCRLYLTKALGVGVLSTAQKRGLLKPEDAAIALKSMTTLNKPGQVLGTLDAVKAMTDVTGFGLLGHLAEMCAGSGLSAVVEFEKVPVIPGIDVYLDQGCIPGGTRRNWASYGNKIGPLTERQQQILADPQTSGGLLVAVSAAGTQRFEALMRQQGYDLESFGWLQPQDDSPLISVA, encoded by the coding sequence ATGGAAGCAACAACATTCAAACTCACCCAATATTCGCATGGCGCCGGCTGTGGCTGTAAGATCAGTCCGGCCCTGCTGGATAAAATATTACATACAACCCTTCCAACGGCGATAGCCGATCCGCGGCTGCTGGTGGGCAATGATAAACGCGATGATGCGGCGGTACTGGACCTGGGCAATGGCACGGCTCTCATCTCCACCACTGATTTTTTTATGCCCATTGTGGATGATGCCTTCGATTTTGGCCGCATTGCCGCCACCAATGCCATCAGTGATGTTTATGCCATGGGAGGCAAACCGGTACTGGCCATTGCCATCCTCGGCTGGCCTATTGAAAAGCTTCCTCCGGAGATTGCCGGGCGGGTACTGGATGGTGCCCGGGCGGTTTGTGCGGATGCCGGCATTACCCTGGCAGGAGGCCATAGCATCGATTGCCCCGAACCCGTATTCGGACTTGCTGTTAATGGCCTGGTGGAGCTGCCACACTTAAAGCAGAATGCCACTGCGATACCCGGATGCCGGTTGTACCTCACCAAGGCATTGGGTGTAGGTGTATTATCCACCGCTCAGAAACGCGGCTTGTTAAAACCCGAAGATGCAGCGATCGCCTTAAAAAGTATGACCACACTCAATAAGCCCGGGCAGGTGCTGGGTACACTGGATGCGGTGAAAGCCATGACCGATGTAACCGGGTTTGGATTGTTGGGTCATTTAGCGGAAATGTGCGCCGGCAGCGGATTGTCGGCCGTGGTGGAGTTTGAAAAAGTACCCGTGATCCCGGGTATAGATGTATACCTTGATCAGGGTTGCATCCCCGGAGGCACCCGGCGCAACTGGGCCAGCTATGGAAACAAGATCGGTCCGCTAACCGAACGCCAGCAACAGATCCTGGCCGATCCGCAAACCAGCGGCGGGTTACTGGTGGCCGTGTCGGCAGCGGGTACGCAACGTTTTGAAGCACTGATGCGACAACAGGGTTATGACCTGGAATCCTTTGGCTGGCTGCAGCCGCAGGATGACAGCCCGCTGATCAGCGTGGCTTAA
- a CDS encoding VOC family protein produces the protein MNSRVFFAPELFIPNGVHDLSFYKKAFGAVELRRFSNADGSIHVSELSIGGALFHLHEVMAAAHSFSRIHTRAPPFVSGFLCRM, from the coding sequence ATGAACAGTCGTGTTTTCTTTGCCCCCGAACTCTTTATCCCCAACGGGGTGCACGATCTTTCCTTTTATAAAAAAGCATTCGGAGCCGTGGAGCTACGGCGCTTTTCCAATGCCGACGGAAGTATTCATGTATCCGAATTAAGTATCGGTGGCGCATTGTTTCACCTGCATGAGGTTATGGCGGCTGCGCATTCTTTTTCCCGGATACACACAAGGGCACCACCGTTTGTATCGGGCTTTTTGTGCCGGATGTAG
- a CDS encoding VOC family protein, with protein sequence MKHAIRAGAEEISPAQDYDYGYRQATIKDPFGHYWQLQRKI encoded by the coding sequence ATGAAGCACGCCATCCGTGCCGGGGCGGAGGAAATAAGCCCGGCGCAGGATTATGATTATGGCTACCGGCAGGCTACAATCAAAGATCCTTTTGGGCATTACTGGCAGCTACAGCGAAAAATATAA
- a CDS encoding VOC family protein, with product MKQVFINLPVKDVNRSMEFYTKLGFTNNPQFSDESGKCMVWSEHIFLMILSHEKFSTFVNKPIADTQTNVAGLFALSLDSADQVNEMAEKGLKAGGTEPVPARDYGFMQTRNIEDYDGHTWELLFMDMSKFPAE from the coding sequence ATGAAACAGGTATTTATCAATTTGCCCGTAAAGGATGTGAACCGATCGATGGAATTCTACACAAAGCTTGGATTTACAAATAATCCACAGTTTTCTGATGAATCCGGAAAATGTATGGTGTGGAGTGAGCATATTTTCCTGATGATCCTCAGCCATGAAAAGTTCAGCACGTTTGTCAACAAGCCGATTGCAGACACCCAAACGAATGTTGCCGGGTTATTTGCACTAAGCCTCGACAGTGCGGACCAGGTCAATGAAATGGCAGAAAAGGGATTGAAGGCGGGAGGAACAGAACCCGTACCGGCACGGGATTACGGCTTTATGCAAACAAGAAATATTGAGGATTACGATGGCCACACCTGGGAACTGCTTTTTATGGATATGAGTAAGTTTCCTGCAGAATAA